In Actinoplanes derwentensis, the following proteins share a genomic window:
- a CDS encoding response regulator encodes MSGGPIRVFLVDDQELVRTGFELILGTTSDLLVVGSAGDAATAIARLSTTAPRADVVLMDIRMPGMDGVTATRHLTALPDPPRVVMLTTFDADDLLVAALRAGAAGYLLKDAGAAELVAAVRAAAAGEAPVSPRLVRHLIDSFLLSAPPEPARRPAHPGLERLTGREREILAAVGLGLTNTEIAVRLSVAESTVKTHLGSVLRKLGIRDRVQAVIVAQTIG; translated from the coding sequence GCGGGCCGATCCGGGTGTTCCTGGTCGACGACCAGGAACTGGTCCGGACCGGATTCGAGCTGATCCTGGGTACGACATCCGACCTGCTCGTGGTCGGTTCGGCCGGGGACGCGGCGACCGCGATCGCCCGGCTCAGCACCACCGCCCCGCGGGCCGACGTCGTCCTGATGGACATCCGGATGCCCGGAATGGACGGTGTCACGGCCACCCGGCATCTGACGGCGCTCCCGGACCCGCCGCGAGTGGTCATGCTGACCACGTTCGACGCGGACGATCTGCTGGTCGCGGCGTTACGGGCGGGTGCGGCCGGCTACCTGCTCAAGGACGCGGGCGCCGCCGAGCTGGTGGCCGCGGTCCGGGCCGCCGCCGCGGGTGAGGCGCCGGTGTCACCCCGGCTGGTGCGCCACCTGATCGACTCCTTCCTGCTGTCCGCCCCGCCGGAACCGGCCCGCCGTCCGGCTCATCCCGGCCTGGAGCGGCTCACCGGGCGGGAGCGGGAGATCCTGGCAGCGGTGGGTCTCGGCCTGACCAACACCGAGATCGCGGTACGCCTGTCGGTGGCCGAGTCGACCGTCAAGACCCATCTGGGGTCGGTGCTGCGCAAGCTCGGCATCCGGGATCGGGTGCAGGCCGTCATCGTCGCG